The nucleotide sequence CTCTAAAGCGAGGGATTTGAATTGCTCGGTGCCCCCACCGCAGCTGTCTCCAGCTCTCCCCTCCATTGCCAGCCCACACCTTTCTCCATCTCTCCCTCTCACTCCatgtcttcttccttctcctctgctACCTCTCTCTCACTCCatgtcttcttccttctcctctgctacctctctctctcgctctctaaatacatatatatgtagacACCTTCCCGACTTCTCTCTACCACCGTAGCAGCGAGAGCACCATAGACCATTGAAGATGATATCTAAGCtctccttccttctcctcctccttcccactCTTCTTCTTGCTGCATCACCTTTTCCTCGTGGCAGCAAAATCAAAGCAGCAACAGCCGATTTTCAGGCGGCAAGGATGAGATCAGCACAGGGAGCAGGCTCCGGCGCGCTGCTGTCGTCGTCCAAGCGCTACGAAGGGTCGTCCGACCTCGTCCACCTGCGCTACCACATGGGCCCCGTCCTCTCCTCCCCCATCAACCTCTATCTCATCTGGTATGGCCCCTGGCCCGCCGCCCACCGGGCCACACTCCGCGACTTCTTGCTCTCCCTCTCCGACCCCTCCCCGCCGCCGCCCTCCGCCGCGCAGTGGTGGTCCACCGTCGCGCTCTACTCCGACCAGACCGGCGCCAACGTCTCCCGCCGCGTCTCCGTCGCGGCCGAGGCCCACCTCCGGGGCCTCCCCCGCGGCGCCTCCCTCACCCGCCTCGGCGTGCAGCTCGTCATCGCCGACGCCCTCGCTTCCGGCTCTCTCCCCGTCGACCACGGCCGCGGCGCCTACCTCGTCCTGACATCCCCCGGGGTCGCCGTCCAGGACTTCTGCCGCGCCGCCTGCGGCTTCCACTACTTCACCTTCCCTTCCCTGGTCGGCCACACCCTCCCCTACGCCTGGGTCGGCCACAGCGGCGTGCAGTGCCCCGACGTGTGCGCTTACCCCTTCGCCGTGCCCACCTACATGACCGGCGTCGGGGCCATGCGCCCGCCCAACGGGGATGTCGGGGTGGACGGCATGGTCAGCGTGCTGGCGCACGAGCTCGCCGAGCTCTCCACCAACCCCTTGGTGAACGCCTGGTACGCCGGGGAGGATCCGACGGCGCCGACCGAGATCGCCGACCTCTGCGAGGGTGTCTACGGCACCGGCGGCGGAGGCGGGTACACCGGGCAGGTGAGCAAGGACGAGCTGGGGAGAAGCTACAACCTCAATGGGAGAAACGGGAGGAAGTTCTTGGTGCAGTGGGTGTGGAGCCCTATCGTGAAGGCTTGCAGAGGCCCCAATGCCATGGACTAGAGAACATATTACCGCACTAGATTTACTGCATCCTCAGACGATGCAGGCCTGCAATCGATGGAATCCCAATCACTCTATCTCTGTATACTTTTTGTACACATAAGCTGCTGTATCAATAAGAGCTACTCTGTTGTGAGTTTGCATCGCACGTACGGGTCTCCAACATGATTTGGTGTGTTGTTTCTTGCTCTCATATGCTGCCAACTAAATTATTGCTGACAGCAGTGGACTGTTGCTCATTTCATGCATGATCCAAACTAAGCTGGATAGAGCAGGCCATCGAACTGTTCATTTGCCGCCTACATGTTCTACCAGAGCAGACATGCATGAAAGCCCCCATGATCAACTTCGAACAAAGTGTATGACATATTCTATATTCTGGTGGCCCTATTAGCATTGcttttttgttattttagatttttggctTATGTTTTCGGAAGGCTAACCCAATAGTTGGTCGAAAATTAAAGTAATAGCTGGCAGGATAAGGTGGGGTGATCAGTGACACCAACATAGGAAGATGATGATGCAACAAGTAGATGTGGCAACCATTAACAATCCGAGGTGGAAATGTTCCACGTAGTTAAAGATCCATTCCACGTGAGTTATCGGTGGGCGTCAGTCACCATGAGGTTACACTCATAACCTTTCACATTAAATCATTTGGGCATATAATTTATCTGATAATTTCTCGATTCCGAGTTCTTCATAATTGTGGCAAGTTGCGGTTTAAGCGATCCAAGTATTTCCACGTCTAAGCAAAGCATTCATGAACAAGAAAGATGGAGACAAGAAATCTAACGAATGAAAAGGGTGAATTGATGCATGGAAGACCCGAGTAAGAAGAAGAGGTCTGCCTGCCAAAATTGACGCCGCCGCCTGAGATCAAACGCCGGGCATCCATACGTCGTTGAGGCGTCGCTGTCCCGCCTTGTCGTTGGCGCTGCTCAAATACCGCTGCACCGGATCTGGTTTCGGGCTCTCCTGCTCCGCCGTCGACTCCATTGCGACCACGGCCTCCCCGCTCACGTACTGCTGCACCACCAGCACCGACGCCTGCGTCCCGAAGTCGGCCGACACAAGCATGTCCCCGATCGGCCCCAGTTCTGGGTAATCGCTCCACAGCGTCAACCCGGCGAGCAGCGGCGAAGACTCCATCCCTTTCCCTCTCCCCACCACGTACATGCTGTGGACTCCGTTCATCGCGCGGACCGCCGTCACCGTCTCCTCGATGTTGTTGATGACCAGCTCGGTGTACGTGACCGAGTCGTTGGGCACGTGCCTGAGCCGGAACAGGTTCGTGCACTCGTCGTCCAGCTGCCGCTGCATGTTGGCCTCCGCTACCGCGGTCATGGCCGCCCTCTCGCCGGACGCGCATGAGGGAGCGGGGCTCGGCGGCACCATGGCCTCCTCTCCCGGC is from Musa acuminata AAA Group cultivar baxijiao chromosome BXJ3-8, Cavendish_Baxijiao_AAA, whole genome shotgun sequence and encodes:
- the LOC103994450 gene encoding protein EXORDIUM-like 5; the encoded protein is MISKLSFLLLLLPTLLLAASPFPRGSKIKAATADFQAARMRSAQGAGSGALLSSSKRYEGSSDLVHLRYHMGPVLSSPINLYLIWYGPWPAAHRATLRDFLLSLSDPSPPPPSAAQWWSTVALYSDQTGANVSRRVSVAAEAHLRGLPRGASLTRLGVQLVIADALASGSLPVDHGRGAYLVLTSPGVAVQDFCRAACGFHYFTFPSLVGHTLPYAWVGHSGVQCPDVCAYPFAVPTYMTGVGAMRPPNGDVGVDGMVSVLAHELAELSTNPLVNAWYAGEDPTAPTEIADLCEGVYGTGGGGGYTGQVSKDELGRSYNLNGRNGRKFLVQWVWSPIVKACRGPNAMD